From Sulfuracidifex tepidarius, one genomic window encodes:
- a CDS encoding transglutaminase-like domain-containing protein: MKIEVNSTFYLSGVERGKLLALPHSSQSTEELNIEHPRFISSSKRADRMGNTFLDFSIKDRREACISVSYITERSSVPDVRGLSFLQESKYVKFKNMPALEGEDKLREALVLVKTRMRYDANQSVKSASASIEKGYGVCVNFAHVFIGVMRRNGIPARVAVGVPYGNHEAAHAWCQIKYEGKWIEVDPTAGIFGDILPYALWGIGEDESDVRSKVIGINPKIKEIHHVRLLK; the protein is encoded by the coding sequence ATGAAAATTGAGGTTAACTCTACTTTTTACCTAAGTGGAGTTGAAAGAGGGAAGTTACTTGCTCTTCCACACTCCTCGCAGTCTACGGAAGAGTTGAACATTGAACATCCAAGGTTTATTTCCTCTTCGAAAAGGGCTGACAGAATGGGGAACACCTTTCTAGACTTCTCGATCAAGGACAGAAGAGAGGCATGCATCTCAGTCTCTTACATTACTGAAAGATCTTCTGTTCCAGATGTCAGGGGACTTTCGTTCTTACAGGAGTCTAAGTACGTTAAGTTCAAAAACATGCCTGCTCTAGAGGGAGAAGATAAGCTCAGAGAAGCTCTAGTTTTAGTTAAAACCAGGATGAGGTATGACGCTAACCAGTCAGTTAAGAGCGCATCAGCTTCAATTGAGAAAGGTTACGGAGTCTGTGTCAACTTCGCTCACGTGTTCATAGGAGTCATGAGAAGGAACGGTATTCCAGCCAGAGTCGCTGTCGGTGTTCCATACGGTAACCATGAGGCAGCACATGCATGGTGTCAGATCAAATACGAGGGAAAATGGATAGAGGTTGATCCTACTGCAGGGATTTTCGGGGACATTCTACCTTACGCTCTATGGGGCATAGGAGAAGATGAATCTGACGTAAGGTCTAAAGTGATAGGAATCAACCCGAAAATTAAGGAAATTCACCATGTCAGGCTGCTAAAGTAG